The Mucilaginibacter rubeus genomic interval ATAGATAGGCTTTGGGACGGCAGTACAGGTCCTCAGGGTTTCCCTAACATCTTCCATAGCGATGGCAACGGACCGCTTCCGGTGGTTATCACTTTTGATATGGGCGCACTATACAGAGGCCTGGTAGCTATTGAAGAAACCGGTCGTAACTGCTGCCACAACCCTGATGATTTTGAGGTATGGGGCATAGCCGATTTAACTAACGCTACTACTAACCTAAAGGCAAATGATGCTGGCTGGACTGCCGAGGCAATCTCCAAAGGCTGGAAACTGCTTAAAGAGATCAAACGGACCGACGATGGCAGCGCACCGTTAAAAGTAAACTTCGATCCAAATCCGCCGGCAGTACGCTATATCCGTATTAGGATTAAACACAACTCAAACAACGAAGGTAATTACACCAATATGAGTGAGCTTACCTTCTGGAATAACGCATTACTATAATAATACCCCTATGACCGGGCCGCCTCGCGCGGCTTGGTCATATTTATAAAAAATCAAAGACGACTGACCACAATTAATGCATTAATAAAAATTCATCAATGAAAAAACCGGCAATTATACTCCTTTACCTGTTTTCAATAATCAAAGTGGTCTTTGGCCAGCAAAGCACTCCTGTAAAAACCCCGAAAGAGGTTTTGGATGATTTCATGACCAAACGCTTTGGCATGTTTGTGCACTTTGGGCCGGTAACCTTACGCGGCACCGAAATTGGCTGGAGCCGTAACAAGGAAGTAGCCCAGGATGATTACGATAACCTGTACAAGGAGTTTAATCCGGTTTTATTTAATGCCGATGCCATTGTAAAAACAGCTAAAGACGCGGGTATGAAATACCTGGTAATTACAGCCAAACATCATGATGGCTTCGCTTTATGGCCATCTGCCTTTACCGATTATAACATCAGTAAAACACCTTATAAACGCGACATGGTGGCCGAACTGGCCGCAGCCTGCAAAAAGCAGGGTATACTTTTCTGCATCTATCACACCGTGCTCGACTGGCACGACCCAAACTATCCTATCCACAACCCTTACGATTCCACAAAGAACGTTAAAGGAGATATGGTAGCCTTTAAAACGCAAATGAAGAATGAGCTGAAAGAACTCATCACCAAATACCACCCATACCTGCTTTGGTTTGATGGTTACTGGGAAAAACCATGGACCAATGCCGATGGCCAGGAGATTTACGCCTATATAAAAAGTGTTGATCCAAACGTTATCGTGAACAATCGCTTAGGCAAAGAAAGCGAAAAACTGAATGACCAATCAGTAGGTGATTATCTTACGCCAGAACAGCGCATCGGACAATTGAATATGAACGAGCCCTGGGAAAGCTGCATCACCATTTGCCAGCAATGGGCCTGGAAACCTAACGATAAGATGAAAACCGTGCAGGAATGTATCCAAACACTGGTAAAAACAGCTGCCGGCAATGGCAACCTACTGTTTAATGTTGGCCCTATGCCTGATGGACGTATTGAGGCCCGGCAGGTTGAAACCCTGCAGCAAATGGGTGCATGGCTTAAAAAATATGGCGAAAGCATTTACGGCACCAAAGGCGGCCCCTTCGCCCCGAATGATAACTATGCTGTTACACGCAAGGGAAACAAGATCTATTTACACATATTTCAGAAAAAAGATGATAAAATTGTACTGCCGAATTTACCAGGCGTTAGCATAACCAATGCCTATGTACTGGGAGGAAGCAAAGTAACTTATAAACCAAATGCAGCAGGTTATATTATTGATTTGCCGCAAACCTTGCCCGATGCCAGCAGCAATGTAATTGTATTGGAGCTTAACAAGAATGCCGAAGAAATCCCCGTTATTACCGCGGGTAAATAAACTTAAAAACAGAAAACCTAATTAACATAAAGCATGCTAAAAAGAACGCCCCTGCTAATAACTGTAATGATAACAGGTATTACAACGTTTACTCACGCACAAACAAAACAATTAAAACTTTGGTACAAACAGCCTGCCCAACGTTGGGAAGAGACGGTTGCGCTCGGCAACGGTCGTTTAGGCATGATGCCCGATGGCGGCATCGGCAACGAAAAGGTAGTATTAAATGATATTACCATGTGGTCTGGATCATCACAGGATGCCAATAATTATGAAGCTTATAAAAAATTGCCCGAGATCAGGAGCTTGCTTGCAGCCGGTAAAAATGTGGAAGCTCAGGCTATTATCGATAAATCATTTGTGTGTACAGGTAAAGGATCGGGAGGCGTGCCATTTGGCTGTTTCCAGATGCTTGGCGACCTTAACCTTAGCTACCAATACAAAGGCGTTGACGAAAAAGATGTAAAATATGAAAACTACGAACGTGAGCTTTCCTTAAACAACGCCCTTGCCAAAACCACTTACCAGGTAAATGGCGTAACCTACAAACGTGAGTATTTTACCAGCTTTAATGACGATGTTGATGTAATTAAGCTTAGCGCCGATAAACCGGGAATGCTTAACCTGAGCATCAATATCAGCCGTCCGGAGCGCGGTGTTACCAGTACAGAGGGTAATGAGCTTCATCTTACCGGTCAGCTGGATAACGGCACCGACGGCAAAGGCGTGGCTTATAAAGCCAGGGTTAAAGCGCAACTAACCGGCGGTTTGTTAAGTACAACCCCAACTGCGCTGGT includes:
- a CDS encoding alpha-L-fucosidase, which encodes MKKPAIILLYLFSIIKVVFGQQSTPVKTPKEVLDDFMTKRFGMFVHFGPVTLRGTEIGWSRNKEVAQDDYDNLYKEFNPVLFNADAIVKTAKDAGMKYLVITAKHHDGFALWPSAFTDYNISKTPYKRDMVAELAAACKKQGILFCIYHTVLDWHDPNYPIHNPYDSTKNVKGDMVAFKTQMKNELKELITKYHPYLLWFDGYWEKPWTNADGQEIYAYIKSVDPNVIVNNRLGKESEKLNDQSVGDYLTPEQRIGQLNMNEPWESCITICQQWAWKPNDKMKTVQECIQTLVKTAAGNGNLLFNVGPMPDGRIEARQVETLQQMGAWLKKYGESIYGTKGGPFAPNDNYAVTRKGNKIYLHIFQKKDDKIVLPNLPGVSITNAYVLGGSKVTYKPNAAGYIIDLPQTLPDASSNVIVLELNKNAEEIPVITAGK